In Stigmatopora nigra isolate UIUO_SnigA chromosome 11, RoL_Snig_1.1, whole genome shotgun sequence, the following proteins share a genomic window:
- the abhd13 gene encoding protein ABHD13, which yields MEKPWRLWGAVERCALTLVSWSWGACRVSLLALILTFHMCGGFFLLALILASVAGILYKFQDSLLYFPDQPSSSRLYVPVPTGIPHENVYIRTKDGVKLNLILMRYTGGDVVSGATAAPTPSTPPTILYFHGNAGNIGHRVPNALLMLVNLKANVVLVDYRGYGKSEGEPCEEGLHLDAEATLDYVMSRPDLDKTKVILFGRSLGGAVVLRLASVNPHRVAAVMVENTFLSIPQMAATLFSFLPLRLLPLWCYRNQFLSYGRVSQCRMPSLFISGLSDQLIPPVMMKQLYEMSPARTKRLAIFPEGTHNDTWQCQGYFAALEQFIGELLKSHAHEESVQTSSNVTII from the coding sequence ATGGAGAAGCCATGGAGGTTATGGGGTGCAGTAGAGCGTTGCGCCCTCACTTTGGTCTCCTGGTCTTGGGGTGCCTGTCGTGTCTCCCTTCTGGCCCTGATCCTCACCTTCCACATGTGTGGGGGATTTTTCCTCCTGGCTCTCATCTTAGCCTCCGTGGCGGGCATCCTGTACAAATTCCAAGACTCGCTCCTCTACTTCCCTGACCAGCCATCGTCGTCACGCCTCTACGTCCCCGTACCGACGGGGATCCCTCACGAGAACGTGTACATCCGCACCAAAGATGGCGTCAAACTCAACCTTATTCTCATGCGCTACACGGGTGGCGACGTTGTTTCCGGTGCGACGGCCGCTCCCACTCCTTCGACACCGCCCACCATCCTCTACTTCCACGGCAACGCGGGCAACATCGGGCACAGGGTCCCAAACGCCCTGCTCATGCTAGTCAACCTGAAAGCTAACGTGGTACTGGTGGACTACCGCGGATATGGCAAGAGTGAGGGTGAGCCCTGCGAGGAGGGCCTTCACCTGGACGCCGAGGCCACGTTGGACTATGTAATGAGTCGGCCCGACTTGGACAAGACCAAAGTGATTCTGTTCGGTCGCTCGCTGGGTGGTGCCGTGGTCCTGCGACTGGCCTCCGTCAACCCGCATCGTGTGGCGGCCGTCATGGTGGAAAACACCTTCCTCAGTATCCCGCAAATGGCCGCCACGCTCTTCTCGTTCCTGCCTTTGCGTTTGCTGCCGCTATGGTGCTACAGGAATCAATTCCTTTCCTACGGGCGGGTGTCGCAGTGTCGTATGCCCTCACTTTTTATTTCGGGGCTGTCGGACCAGCTCATTCCACCAGTCATGATGAAGCAACTTTATGAAATGTCGCCGGCGCGGACTAAACGCCTGGCCATCTTCCCTGAAGGCACACACAATGACACGTGGCAGTGCCAGGGTTACTTTGCTGCTTTAGAGCAGTTCATTGGCGAGCTACTCAAAAGCCATGCCCATGAGGAGAGCGTGCAGACGTCTTCTAATGTCACTATCATCTGA